CCTGACTTTCCCATTCCTGAAATAATTAAGCGTCCCGAACAGCCAATAATTAATTCAACGGCTTTCGAAAAATTATCATCAACATATTTAGCTACCAGCTGTATTTGACGACCTTGTTCAACAATTGACTTGTATGCTTTTTTGACCGCGTATTCTGTCGTTAAAGTATTATCTGATTCGATTATTGTATTGCTCTCTTTCATTACTATTTTCTCTTGAGTATTGGAAGTTCAGGACAGAAAATCCAATTTCTTTTTGTTTAATTATTAGCTATATGACTAACACTTTGAGATGATTAATTACTTATTATAATACCTAAAAGACCGTTTAATAACGGTCTTTTTATTTTGGATACTTTCAAATTCATATCTTAATTGGCTAAGTAAGAGCTACCAAGTAAACACTAACTTTAACACTAAATTAGTCAATATTACTTACACTAAAATTTTATCTGTAACCGCTTTCAATGTCAGTTCAGGTTTTTGATAGAAACTCCCCGGTATTTGGTTAGTCACTAATAGAGATTCTTTAAATTTATTAAATTTGACTTGGCAAGGTTTACAACATGACATCCAAAAGTCATTCAAGCTTTTTTGACTTGTGATACCATCAATATTGTAAACAGCACGTCCAAGGGTTTTAGTTGGAACATTGTGATGTAGTGACGATATACCCACTGTACTATTAATAGTTATAGTACCTTTTGCATGTTTTAATAGGGATGGTAGGTTTAAATCATGTACGTACAAAACTCTGCTGTTTACATTGTAAGCATAACAAAGTTTTTTTATATACCCTGCATAGTGGTTAAAACCACGATCCATTGGGTGATGCTTAAATACTAAAAAATCTTTTTTATCTGCATTTTGTGCAAATGATTTAATAACATCACCAATAAACTCTTCCACTGACCGGTAAGACGAATGATATAAGATTTGGCTATCAACACTCACTTGTAAAGGAGCTAAAAAATATTTTCCTGATAGTTCACCTTCAAGTAGCTTTTGGACAGCAGACTCTTGGGTATTATATTTCATTTTACGAATACCTGATTTCACCCAATTATACGCCTCTTCAAATAGGTGCCAAGGTCGGTGATGTATATAGCCCTTATAACGGTTAAAATAAAATAACTTAAAAAAGTAGTACATACTTGCTTGATAGCCCATATGAAGAAATGAGCGTTTCAATACCAGCATATTATCTTGGTTAGTTTCCACTTCATTTTCTAGAGGATTGATTTCGGATTGATACTGTTCAAAATCGAAGAGTGAATTACCGTTAACACCATTTTTTTCTAAGGTAATAAATGACGGACGTAAGTACCCTTCTTCGAAGGCCCAAAAAGATATAGATAATTTATCTGCAACTTTCTTAGCTTCACGATGATAATAACGGCAATCACCGAAAACAATAATATCAGTAATATTTTTATCCTTGGCGTAAGTTGATAAATAGTTAGCCCAATCATTGAAATCACCAGTATAAGCAGTTGAATTCTGTTTATCACTAAAATGATGATCTCCACCATTAAAGGTAATTTGTTTAACACTTAAATTTTCTTTCAATTGTAAGTATTTAGACAGGATTTTGAAAAATGGGCCAACAGGACCTTGAAGAAGCAACACATTTCTCATAAATAACCAAAACCCATTAACTTGTATAATATAAAAAAGCCTATAGAGCAGAGACTCTAACCAAGCGCAATTTTAGTTGACTCCCTTACCTATATCAAGCACTTAACACACTATTATTAAACTAATGTGAAAGTAACATTAAACAACAATTTAAATATTGTTATGCTATCGTGACTAAGATATAAAGGTAGGTTGAGCAATGTTTTTATGGGAAATAAAAGTATTATCCTATTTTATCGATTGTAGAATACCCTCATTTAAAAAAACATAATAACTTGATTTATAAGGGATAAAAAAACCGTTTAATATTCGTTCATTAAAAACAGATAATATGATTCAAGTAATAATAATGAAAATACTAAAAATAATTTTTTTATAATTTATAAAAGAAATGTTTCTAATTGTAACTTTACCTGAATTGTTATGAGCTTTGATATTTATGCTTAATAATACAACTTAAATAATTCAAGTTTTCACTTTTATATGCGCCTATTGATATTTAGCATTAGTATCAACCCTGAGGCACTTACTTGACTTATACTAAATATCTCACCTGAAATTAAAAGCATACTAACCAAGTAATTAATCAAAGAAATACGTGACTATCTAGAACTGCTTCCATATTATATTGACATTCCTAGCGACTCTCTGACTAAAATGAACAAAAATAATATAAAAACCACTTGGCAAATTAAACATTTTAACGAACTATCCCTTGATCAATTATACGATCTGTTAAAGTTGCGTATTGATGTATTTGTTGTAGAACAAACTTGTGATTATCCTGACTTAGATAGTGATAAAGATCAATTAGACAGACACCAAGAAACAGTTCATGTATTAGGGTATCAAGATAACAAACTTGTCGCCTACCTACGTATATTAGCGAAAGGCCAAAGCTATGAAAACTATATTAGTATTGGTCGAGTTGCTATAGCTGAACAAGCAAGAGGAAAGGGGTTAGGACATGAACTTATTCAAGAAGCTCTAGACCTATGCCAACAATACTTCCCAAAGCAAAATATTAAAATATCAGCGCAAGAACATTTAGTTGGTTATTACCAGCAGCATGGATTTAAACAAGTATCACCAATGTACCTTGAAGATAATATCCCGCACGTAGCAATGGTTAAAAATATAGATATTTAACCATTGCTTTAAACTCAACTAACAAAAGCATAAATATTTGCTATTGCTAACATAAGCAATACCAAAAACATGCTAATAACGCCAAAAACTCGAGGTTTTGAAGTACCTATAGATAAGCTTAAGCCGATAGCATGTGAAATTCGACCAAGAAATAAAATACTACCAAATATATGTACCCATAAACTATCGACGCCATTAAGCTCAAGCCCGGCTAATAAAATTAAGGCTAAAGGCATATATTCAGAAAAATTACCGTGTATTCTAATCGCTTTAATTAATGATGGATCTCCACCATCACCCAGTCCTATTTTTAGCTGGAAACGCAATCGTATAATATTAAACGATAGTCCGATAAAAAGAAGCGCAAGTAAGCTTGCATAAAATGCAGTGATGGTGATATTTATATCCATTTGATAACCTTTGTTATTATTATATGATTAATGAGCTTTCATTTATAAAGCAAAAAACTCGCCGAAGCGAGTTTTATTTATACCGAATACTTAACTCAATTATAATTAAGCTAATTGCTCATTTAGTAAAGTATTAACAGCTTCAACAGCTTGAGTACCATCTACCGTTAAGTACTGACAATTACCTGATTTGGCTTCAGCCTGGTAAAAATCTACAAGCGGTTTAGTTTGATCATGATAAATAGCTAAACGCTTACGTACTGTTGACTCTTCATCATCTGGACGAATTGATAAGTCATCACCAGTAACATCATCTTTACCTTCTACTTTTGGCGGGTTATAGACAAGGTGATAAACACGACCTGAGCCAGAATGTACTCGACGGCCAGCCATACGTTCAACAATAACTTCATCAGGTACATCAAATTCAAGAACATGATCAACATCAATACCATTCTCTTTCATCGCATCAGCTTGAGGAATAGTACGAGGGAAGCCATCAAGTAAGAAGCCTGATTTACAGTCATCTTGTGTGATACGTTCTTTTACTAAACCAATAATTAACTCATCAGACACTAGTTGGCCAGCATCCATAACAGCTTTAGCTTGTTTGCCTAACTCAGTACCCGCTGAAATTGCAGCACGTAACATGTCACCAGTTGATATTTGAGGAATACCAAATTTAGTCATCAAAAACTGTGCCTGTGTGCCTTTGCCCGCACCAGGAGCACCAAGAAGTACAATACGCATATAAACTAACCTTTAAGTGATAATGTTTAAAACAAGTAAAAATAATTACATTAAAACGACATATTGACCTAATTTAAGGCCATTTGATCATACTAATGTAATAATTCTCAGTTATTCTATTTAATGCGGCAAACACTATACAAGTAAGCCTATAAGCAAACAACCCTAGCATACAAAAAAGGAGCATTCATTCATAGCGAATTGCTCCTTTTTCAGACTAAAGTATACTGTTTTCGATGCTTATATCCAAGCCGACACAAAGTTCAGCTTGGATAGATAACATTACTTAGTTAAGCTCAACATTAGCTTATTCAAGCGACCAACAAAGCTTGCAGGGTCTTTTAAGCTACCACGTTCAGCTAACATAGCCTGTTCAAATAAAACATCCACCCACTGAGCAAACTTCTCATCATCTTGTTCATCAGCAACATATTTTACTAAATCATGTTCACCATTGATTTCAAAAATAGGTAATGATTCTGGCACTTCTTGTCCAACAGAAGCCATTAATTTCGCCATTTGGCTACTCATATCGTTTTCATCTGCAACAATACAGGCTGGTGAATCAGTTAAACGTTGAGATAGTTTAACTTCTTTAACTTTGCCATTAAGCGCTTCTTTGATACGAGCCACAACGCCATCAAACTCTTTTTCAAGCTTTTCTTGCGCTTCTTTAGTTTCGGCATCATCCATATCACCTAAATCTAAACCGCCACGTGTAACCGATTGTAGCTGTTTGCCATCAAACTCATTTAAGTGACTTACTAACCATTCATCAATACGATCAGACATCAACAATACTTCAATGCCCTTTTTGCGGAAAACTTCTAAATGAGGGCTATTTTTAGCCGCTTCAAAGCTATCAGCAACAACATAATAAATTTTATCTTGGCCTTCTTTCATACGCTCAATGTAAGAAGCTAAAGAAACATTCTGAATTGCACTATCTTCATTCGTTGAAGCGAAGCGTAATAAACCAGCAATTTGCTCTTTATTAGCCATGTCTTCAGCTGGACCTTCTTTTAATACTTGTCCAAACTCATCCCAAAAACCCTGATATTGCTCAGCATCTTTTTTACCTAGCTTTTCAAGCATTTTTAGCACACGTTTAGTACAACCCTTACGGATCGCTTGTGTAACTTTATTATCTTGTAAAATTTCACGAGATACATTTAATGGTAAATCATTTGAATCAAGTAAACCTTTCACAAAACGTAAGTAGGTTGGCATAAACTGTTCAGCGTCATCCATAATGAACACACGTTGTACATATAATTTCAAACCATGTTGTTTTTCACGGTTATACATATCAAATGGTGCTTTAGTAGGTACGTATAACAATGACGTGTATTCAGTTTTACCTTCTACTCTATTATGCTCCCATAATAACGGGTCACCAAAGTCATGTGATACATGCTTATAAAATTCTTTATATTCATCGTCTGATATGTCAGATTTTTCTCGTGTCCATAATGCAGTCGCTTTGTTGATAGCTTCCCATTTAGCCGGTACCGCATCACGCGCTTCAACACCAGGACTTGTTACATTACCTTCATCATCTTTCTCTTCAGCTACCGCTTCAACAGCTGGTACTTCAGATGTTAACATTTCAACTGATACTGAGATATGATCTGAATATTTGGTGACTATAGATTTTAAACGCCAATCATCCGCAAATTCACTTTCATCTTCTTTTAAGTGAAGGATAATGTCTGTTCCACGGTTTGACTTTTCGATTTTAGCGGTAGTAAAGTCACCTTCACCAGCACTTATCCACTCAACACCTTCTGACGCATCATCACCTGCACGACGAGTACGAACCGTTACTTTATCAGCAACAATAAATGCTGAATAAAAACCAACACCAAATTGACCTATCAATTGAGAATCAGACGCTTGATCGCCCGAAAGTTGAGAGAAGAAATCTGCAGTACCTGATTTTGCAATAGTACCTAAATG
The sequence above is a segment of the Colwellia sp. 20A7 genome. Coding sequences within it:
- the adk gene encoding adenylate kinase yields the protein MRIVLLGAPGAGKGTQAQFLMTKFGIPQISTGDMLRAAISAGTELGKQAKAVMDAGQLVSDELIIGLVKERITQDDCKSGFLLDGFPRTIPQADAMKENGIDVDHVLEFDVPDEVIVERMAGRRVHSGSGRVYHLVYNPPKVEGKDDVTGDDLSIRPDDEESTVRKRLAIYHDQTKPLVDFYQAEAKSGNCQYLTVDGTQAVEAVNTLLNEQLA
- a CDS encoding MAPEG family protein; the protein is MDINITITAFYASLLALLFIGLSFNIIRLRFQLKIGLGDGGDPSLIKAIRIHGNFSEYMPLALILLAGLELNGVDSLWVHIFGSILFLGRISHAIGLSLSIGTSKPRVFGVISMFLVLLMLAIANIYAFVS
- a CDS encoding GNAT family N-acetyltransferase, producing the protein MNKNNIKTTWQIKHFNELSLDQLYDLLKLRIDVFVVEQTCDYPDLDSDKDQLDRHQETVHVLGYQDNKLVAYLRILAKGQSYENYISIGRVAIAEQARGKGLGHELIQEALDLCQQYFPKQNIKISAQEHLVGYYQQHGFKQVSPMYLEDNIPHVAMVKNIDI
- the htpG gene encoding molecular chaperone HtpG; translated protein: MTTENTTQKHEFASDNAKILQLMIHSLYSNKEIFLRELVSNAADASDKLRFKALSNADLYESDGELRVRVSCDKENNTVTISDNGIGMNLEEVIEHLGTIAKSGTADFFSQLSGDQASDSQLIGQFGVGFYSAFIVADKVTVRTRRAGDDASEGVEWISAGEGDFTTAKIEKSNRGTDIILHLKEDESEFADDWRLKSIVTKYSDHISVSVEMLTSEVPAVEAVAEEKDDEGNVTSPGVEARDAVPAKWEAINKATALWTREKSDISDDEYKEFYKHVSHDFGDPLLWEHNRVEGKTEYTSLLYVPTKAPFDMYNREKQHGLKLYVQRVFIMDDAEQFMPTYLRFVKGLLDSNDLPLNVSREILQDNKVTQAIRKGCTKRVLKMLEKLGKKDAEQYQGFWDEFGQVLKEGPAEDMANKEQIAGLLRFASTNEDSAIQNVSLASYIERMKEGQDKIYYVVADSFEAAKNSPHLEVFRKKGIEVLLMSDRIDEWLVSHLNEFDGKQLQSVTRGGLDLGDMDDAETKEAQEKLEKEFDGVVARIKEALNGKVKEVKLSQRLTDSPACIVADENDMSSQMAKLMASVGQEVPESLPIFEINGEHDLVKYVADEQDDEKFAQWVDVLFEQAMLAERGSLKDPASFVGRLNKLMLSLTK
- a CDS encoding capsule biosynthesis protein; this translates as MRNVLLLQGPVGPFFKILSKYLQLKENLSVKQITFNGGDHHFSDKQNSTAYTGDFNDWANYLSTYAKDKNITDIIVFGDCRYYHREAKKVADKLSISFWAFEEGYLRPSFITLEKNGVNGNSLFDFEQYQSEINPLENEVETNQDNMLVLKRSFLHMGYQASMYYFFKLFYFNRYKGYIHHRPWHLFEEAYNWVKSGIRKMKYNTQESAVQKLLEGELSGKYFLAPLQVSVDSQILYHSSYRSVEEFIGDVIKSFAQNADKKDFLVFKHHPMDRGFNHYAGYIKKLCYAYNVNSRVLYVHDLNLPSLLKHAKGTITINSTVGISSLHHNVPTKTLGRAVYNIDGITSQKSLNDFWMSCCKPCQVKFNKFKESLLVTNQIPGSFYQKPELTLKAVTDKILV